The following are from one region of the Leptospira saintgironsiae genome:
- a CDS encoding LIC_12238 family plasminogen-binding lipoprotein, with protein sequence MIQGMNVRFSYFIILLYSFFSFSCLGMSGEFGWALVDETKQTLLEKKFTTTQEFTLTREKLIFPTNKTLVYLYKFSRTPNPEAEIYVSLSRFQVGFNEIEVRRKRPEISSSSITGHFQELIAGKYLVKVSYEGEVIDQVEFRVIEPEEREEEKESGDDIDKYTKAKKTLNQ encoded by the coding sequence ATGATCCAAGGAATGAATGTCCGGTTTTCCTATTTTATAATTTTATTATATTCATTCTTCTCCTTTTCCTGTTTGGGAATGAGCGGAGAATTCGGCTGGGCTTTGGTGGATGAGACTAAACAAACTTTACTGGAGAAAAAATTCACCACTACCCAAGAGTTCACTCTTACTAGGGAAAAGTTGATCTTCCCTACAAACAAAACATTGGTATATCTTTATAAATTTTCCAGAACTCCTAATCCGGAAGCAGAAATTTATGTGAGTCTAAGTAGATTCCAAGTAGGCTTTAACGAGATAGAAGTAAGACGGAAAAGACCTGAAATTTCTAGCTCCAGTATCACAGGACATTTCCAAGAATTGATCGCAGGCAAATATTTAGTCAAGGTCTCCTATGAGGGAGAAGTGATCGATCAGGTAGAATTCAGAGTAATAGAACCAGAAGAAAGAGAAGAGGAAAAAGAATCCGGCGACGATATAGATAAATATACTAAGGCTAAAAAAACTTTAAATCAGTAA
- a CDS encoding chemotaxis protein CheW codes for MSAEIEHQYILFSLGEEEYALPIVLVDEIIKIHNLVKVPRSKNYFAGIMDIRGKVVKMVDLGVKLSIPHTHEQGYDRAIVVKIGGESVGIIVDKVANVALFPPETINPPPPSIKGISSRYITGVGKKDDRFIILIDIEKILGSEELAELGAGAK; via the coding sequence ATGTCCGCCGAAATCGAACACCAGTACATTCTATTTAGCTTGGGAGAGGAAGAATACGCTCTTCCAATCGTTCTTGTGGATGAGATCATCAAGATCCATAACCTGGTAAAGGTTCCCAGATCCAAAAATTACTTCGCTGGTATCATGGATATCCGTGGCAAAGTAGTTAAGATGGTGGACCTAGGTGTGAAACTTAGTATTCCCCATACCCACGAGCAAGGTTATGATCGTGCAATCGTGGTAAAAATTGGCGGAGAATCCGTCGGTATCATCGTAGACAAGGTAGCTAACGTAGCATTGTTCCCTCCGGAAACAATCAATCCTCCTCCTCCTTCTATCAAAGGAATTTCCTCCCGTTATATCACGGGTGTCGGTAAAAAGGACGATAGATTCATCATCCTGATCGATATCGAAAAAATTCTAGGATCTGAAGAATTAGCGGAGTTGGGTGCTGGGGCGAAATGA